A region from the Brassica napus cultivar Da-Ae chromosome C8, Da-Ae, whole genome shotgun sequence genome encodes:
- the LOC106367994 gene encoding WAT1-related protein At3g56620, whose translation MRLKMLESAKPYFAMVCLQFGYVGMNLVTKVVLDRGMSHFVLVAYRNVFATAALAPFALLSERKGRPKMTFPIFMQIFVLALLGPVIDQNLYYAGLKLTSPIFAGAVTSIVPALTFIISIIFRMEKVKTRKVRFQAKVVGTLVIVVGAILMILFKSPLIIFLRSHLIGEDYLKATVFLLIASLSWASFFVLQAATLKTYSSHLSLSTMVCFMGTLQSTALTFVMEPSLSAWNVGFDMNLLASAYAGIMTSSIAYYVQGMMMTKQKSPVFVTAFNPLIVIFGSIIGVLVLGQRLYVGGVLGMVILMMGVCVVLWGKEGDEEENSDEEEVFVEVVKCCKGCGNNSLSMPRIDEEVDVEMQSTRKAKTGGGFVVVS comes from the exons ATGAGGTTAAAGATGTTGGAATCAGCCAAGCCCTATTTTGCAATGGTATGCCTCCAATTCGGATACGTTGGCATGAACTTGGTGACCAAGGTTGTGCTTGACCGTGGCATGAGCCATTTCGTCCTTGTGGCTTATCGTAATGTCTTTGCCACAGCCGCTCTCGCACCTTTCGCCCTTCTCTCCGAGAG GAAAGGGAGGCCGAAGATGACGTTCCCAATATTCATGCAAATATTTGTACTAGCTCTTCTTGG GCCTGTGATCGATCAGAACCTATATTACGCTGGTCTTAAACTCACTTCACCGATTTTTGCCGGCGCCGTCACCAGCATCGTGCCtgctttgacctttatcatttCCATAATTTTCAG GATGGAGAAGGTGAAGACGAGAAAAGTAAGATTCCAAGCAAAAGTGGTGGGGACATTAGTGATAGTAGTTGGAGCCATCTTGATGATTTTATTCAAAAGTCCTTTAATCATCTTTCTTCGGTCTCACCTCATCGGCGAGGACTACCTCAAGGCCACCGTCTTCCTCCTCATCGCTTCACTTTCGTGGGCTTCTTTCTTCGTTCTTCAG gCGGCTACTTTGAAGACGTACTCATCTCACCTTTCATTATCCACGATGGTGTGCTTCATGGGAACGTTACAGTCCACAGCCCTAACGTTTGTTATGGAACCAAGCCTTTCAGCATGGAACGTCGGCTTTGACATGAACCTTCTAGCCTCTGCTTACGCT GGTATAATGACTTCGAGCATAGCTTACTACGTTCAAGGGATGATGATGACGAAGCAAAAAAGCCCTGTCTTTGTCACTGCTTTTAACCCGCTTATTGTCATTTTTGGATCCATCATTGGCGTCCTTGTCCTGGGCCAAAGATTATACGTTGGCGG GGTTCTTGGAATGGTGATATTAATGATGGGAGTTTGTGTGGTTCTGTGGGGAAAGGAAGGGGATGAAGAAGAGAACAGCGATGAGGAGGAGGTGTTTGTAGAAGTTGTCAAGTGTTGTAAAGGCTGCGGAAACAATAGTCTCTCGATGCCAAGAATTGACGAAGAAGTAGATGTTGAAATGCAATCTACAAGGAAAGCTAAGACCGGTGGTGGCTTTGTGGTAGTCTCCTGA